Below is a genomic region from Astatotilapia calliptera chromosome 13, fAstCal1.2, whole genome shotgun sequence.
TTATTAAAGACACACTGTCTGCAGGAGCTGGACTTGGCCTTTGAGCATTAGTTGCATCAGCTATGTCAGCGTCACGTCCTGATTTTCCATTGGTAATAAAAGTGGTTGTCCCaacgtcctcctcctcttcctgagTGGCGCTCTGCAGTCTGCACTGCTCTCCTCTCATGTACCCTGGTCTTCGGTGGAGCCTCTTACGGCTGGAGCTGCCAGCTGTCCCTGATGCTCTGCCACCTGTCGATGCAGAGATTAACCATTAAGCTTGACAACATGGCCATGAGGAAGATAACGCATGACCTCATAGAACTGGTAGGATTAACCATGTAATCAATGGCTAGAGCAGGAAGATGTAATGCTACGTGTACTAATTACACAAGTACCCGAAGCAGCTGTGATCCAGCAAAATgaccttgtttttaaaaatagtgcCTAATggactgaatttttttttttttttttttaaacgttggGCAGATGTGTGACATTTCCCAGGGTTCTGCTCCAGCTGTTGGGAAATACCAAAGCTGCACAGTCATTTATAAGTTAAGACATGCCTCTCTGTGGGATACCAGATGCATGAACAATATATTCTGAGGTTagatttgcatttgtttatttttgcaaataGCAAAATTCTTCAGAGGAAAGGTTCTCAAAACATAGCAGGGGATTCACGCCTGGATCTGGAGCCTTAAATCGGTCTATTTCACTGAAATATAGGGCAAAGGGCACACAGGCAAGGTCTGATTCATGTTGGTCCACTAACAAACCGGCACTGATGACGCTATTGTTTTTATAACCACTcagcttctctctttttcttaaaGCAGTAAGGCTGATAAAGTTTACCTGAGATCTATTTCTGAGTGGGTGCTATAACCTGTGAGTCTTCCAGCCAAAGCAATAAACTGAAGGATTGTTTAGAACAATACTGATTACCCTCACTTTATCAAACCCACTTGCACTGCACTCATAGCTTGTCTCAAAGCTTTTCAGTTATTACGAAAGCCATGTTTTTTGTAAAGGGGGCATAACCGAAATAGCTTGTGAAGCACAGACACTGCCAATCTTAGTAACAAGAAGTGATAcaaacatgcatgcaaacaGCGTTTGGTCTGAAAGTGGAGCGTAATGATAAAGGCCAGATTGTGGCGGGAGTTAGACACCTGCTGCAGGGCCACGTGATTAATACATATCATGTTTAGGATTCAGACGAGGAGGCGCGCTCAAATGCTGGGGATCAACAGCCCCTTTGTGTACAGCTGCGCTGCTCCTTCTTTCACTTCTGGCTCTCGCTTTCTCCTCCCACTCGCGAACACTGAAGTCACACAGAGGCACACTGACAGtgctgaaaacactgggatcaGTTGTACTATTGTCAGTGTAAAAGCCTGTTAAACGCTTTAACTACgataaaaacaaatccaaaagTAGAAAacgcaaacaaacacataaaaacaacatcttACGCAACTGCAAACCTCTacaaataatgtgttttttgcaGTGGGAGCACAATTATCAAGACAGGAATGCGGGGCATTGAAGAAAGCATGACCGATGAGCAAACCACAGCCCACTTCCCAACACCCAGTAACCTCCTACGATGCCACTCCTAACCTATCCCATGAGACTGTAAGAGACTCAAATAGACACCAGTGAGAGCAGTATTTCAAGTGAAAGTAACACACGGATGCTCCCATTGTAgccacagtgtttttgtgtgtgtgcagtgtcaCTTAGAGCTTGGGTTACACACAGGTCCATTAGAGGGTCCTTGCAGACGTGGCCACTGGTCCATAACTGATGTAAGAAACCCAACACCATCTGTAGGTTACAGCTACAACCGCACACTGTCTACCATCTGGTGTGGCTAGATGTTATACTAAGCCCTCTACAACAACTAAGAGTCGAAAGAAGAGGGACATGATGGTGTTACTGTATCCTCGCCATACTTCGATTACACAAAGAGAGCTCTTCCTGGTTTAAGGGGAAGGAAATGCCTCAGGGCCCATTGTTTTGTGTCTGCTGGCTTGTGTGTATGTCAGAGGGGCATCTATTTTTTGGCTAAAGCCCCTCAGAGGTATTTTCTACTTCCTGTCGGGCTTTGGGCTAAAATAGTTCACCGGGAATTCAGGCAGAATATACAAACAAGCAAGCAGTGACGTTGAGTGGTTCAACATCAAAGATAAAACAGTCTCTCTGCAACAGCATTCTCACTGTAGCATGTTATCAGTGCTGAAGAAACTGTACAGAGAGCCTGAGAAAAAGAAGCATGTCAGCCAGAAGAGGCGAGATTATTTACCTTTGGAGATTAAAGAGGCCCTCCTCAGCACCCTTAGGTTAAACACTGCATCCAATTGGGCACTGAAAGTGCTTGAGCCAAAGACAGAGAGGAATGCAGGGGCtctcataaaaacacaaacatttgagGAACAAGCTCAGCaccctctgacacacacacagacacacaagcggATCTGCATGTCAGCAACCTCCTGAGAAGCAGCACTGCTCGGCAGATGTGCAAAACCTCGCCACTTGTGACCAAAGAGAGCGTCACAAAAAGGGGAAGTGAAAGTTAGCAGTGATATCTATTCATCTTACTAAAGAAATGACTACATAAGTGGATGAAAACCCAACAATACAGTATGCTCCAATGCCAGTTCCTATCTTTGGTCCTAAATCTTGGTCCTTATCGCTCCATTTTGCACGGTAGGTTAAAGGATGGGGATATTCCAAGGATTGCGTCTCTGCTATGCTCTTGTCAGACTGTAATCACATGAGGATCAGTTGAGTCTGTGTTATAGAGATTCATTTACACACTGCACATACTCTTTAATAGGCATTTTGATATTTCTGGTAGATTAGATTCATTCAAAAATGTCACACAACAGAGACCAGGGAAAAATCTACTCACAGCAGAAGCTGTTTCGGAAGCACTTTGGGAAATAGATTTTTATCTAAGGTTTACCACATCTAGCAGCCTTTTAACTGCAGTAGTTACCCTGTTGCATGTGGCGAGATCATAACAGTCTGATAAATGGGTCTAATGGAGGTCTGATTACCGGCATCCTGCGTGAACAGACTTGGATCACATTTCTATTTATTAGTCAAgctcattttatttgtataaaacatgttaaaagacCCAAATAGAGACAATACGCAGGAAAATGCTTCTCTACTTTGTCTAAAGAGGTGGGGAACAtattatttaagtatttaatcATTTCCAACTCATCATCACTCCTCCATGAATGACTGGTAGGGAGACTTTAAACCTTTATGATCCAGGGAACTATGAACTTTCATACACATTCCAGGCAATGCATTATTAAACAGGCTATGAGTCTTCACTGCGGCTGCTCTGCTTTTGTTTAATCATCTGATGATTATCCCTCCCTAAAAACTGCCGGCTTAGTACATCCTAATACTACTATTTTATCCAATTTCGGTGTATTAAAGTTGTATGAAGTTCCTGGGGGTGTATACATATCCTGTAAAAGACCAGGGTCGGTGTGAGAACATCAGCGGATAGTTAAAAATCTTGTTTTACCTTGAATGGTTTCGCGGCGGTGAAGCAGAGAGTTGCCGTGGCATTCCAGTCCCATCAGTCCAGCGAacatttttccattaaaaaaggctgtttgtgttgaaaagtcaaagaaagtcAGACCTCGGTGGCACAAGCCTGCATAGAGTTACATCGACCATGTTTTAGAAGAAGTGAAGCCAAGCAAAGGGACTGATCTCATTTCCGTTATGGAAAAGTGAACCCGGGCTGCTATATTTTCCCTGCACACAGTGAGTGACGGGTGAAAACTGCTTCCCAGCGCGCTGTTTTGTCCCTGATGAAAATTTCTTGACACAAACATTTATGGTACATCAGATTCTTACATTTCTCCCCCTGTTGGAAACAAGTGGGTCCCGCTGCGCCTGAACTGACGGTCTGGAGAAAGACTTCACGTCGTGCTGTTCCTTGTGGGGAAAGTATGGAAAACACATCCAGCGGTGGTGTGCAGTGGCAGAAGTACATAGCCCAGGAAAATCCGTCTGTTAGTCGACACATCGATCAGTTGATCAGTAATCCGTTAGTCGCTGCGCCCTTGCGTCATGCGTCGCGTTGGAGCTCCTACGTGTTCAGGAATTTGACTCCAGACTCCTTCAGACCGCCTCATATCCACAGCGGGCACACTGTGGAAGTAGCAGCGGACACGGAACCGGATTAAATAAcgcagttgtttatgtttatatGTGCTGTATTTTAGTGTCACTGAAGCTTGTGGAGGAAATTTATGGGGGAAAATACCATCTCTCTACTATTAAGTCACAAATACCATGAAGTTCAAATGTATACACACAGGATGCGTGTGAttcagtcatttaaatcacAGTGTAGCAGGTCTGTACTCCCTTACACATCTTAATGTGTCTCTTTCTTTCGGCACTCAGGGAATCAGCGAGTAGCACCAAACCCTAGACCTCACATGGCGCAGAGTCTTTTCATCCACCCCTTCACACACCGCTCATCCCAGTGCTCCTTTCATTCAGCTCGCCTGGCTCGTGAACAATACTCAGAGACAAAAAGCTCTGTTCAACAGACAGAATGCAGGACGTACTTACACATAGCTAGGGTAAGAGCAGGGATGAAACACGTTGCCTGGCACGCAGAGTGCCATCACCTGCTCTTTGTTAAAGATTAGAGGCGCATTGGAGATGCGTTTTTGACATCAGCGCACTGCCCCACAGGCTGGCTAGTTTCCAGGAGAAGCCCTTTGACTAACCTCTCAAGTTTTAGCTTAGTTGTCAAGTTTTAGTCTTTGGCTTACCTCTGTGCCATAAGTTTTAAGACATAAGAAACACCATATTATGCGAAAAACCCAGAAAGAAGATGCTAAAATTACACACGGTGTCTATAAGGGAGCAGATGAAATGTATAAGAATGATGTAATCACATCTGTCTTATGTATTGATATATGAGGGCTTTTATGAAATAACTAAGCAATCAGGAAAAGAGTGACTGCAAGGATAAAAGATGACTTAATCAAAGGATAAACACGTAGCTGTTGACTAATAACACATTAGCTCCTGCTCTGTTAGGTTTAACTTGCTCTTTCCCTTCATCAGCTATGCATTCAATGCATCCATCGCATGCATTTTTCACAGTGCTGTAGCTGTGTTGCTGACTTTGACCAGCAGATGTCAGACTTCACACAGATATATTAGTTTATCCGCCATAGAAAGTTAAgaaataacttttttctttacatttcccAAAAGTATGTGTACACGTTTTCACTTTTACATCAAACCTTGAGAAATACACGTTTTCGTCCAACTTTGATTTCATACATAACTACAACCATAGGCTGACTACGTGTTTCCTGATTTAGTCGTATTCACAAAATATTCATTTGATCCATCATGTTTATGTCACTGTATACACAAATATATAGTATCACATTTAAATAGTCTGAATGTGGATTTAATAGCATTCTTTTCTCCTAATAAAAAAAGGTCCATGCCAGTTTTTTGACTTTCTCCTGTGTATGGAACCAGGAAGTTTTTAAGCATGGCCACGAGAGTCATTTCCAAGCCAAAGGTCTAAATCATTGTAAGTTTTATAGCTCTCACTGACAAAGATGTTAAGAGTGGTTTTGGTCTGCCATATTCCAGACAGTAGAGTTACAGCAAATCTCTGGATTAGGGTTGTTCcaggatttatttattcatttatataaatGGGGCGCTAAAGTAAATTAGCTAAAGTGCGTTACACTGATTATAATGTGCACAGGCCTCCTATGTAATAACTACACGGGAGATAACTACGTCTCCTGTTGCACAAATTAGGAGATGTAGTTACCCAGTAATAATATAATGGCTGCACTTAAGCACAAGATTTAATGGTTTGGTAATGGAACCACTGTGATATGGTATAGTTATAGTTTTACAAAGTAAAGCAGTTAGGAATAGTAAGTAGTGGACTGAGGTCCATGCAATATACCCATGCAGTCAAACAGTCACTGCatgtaatattatttatatttagatagtTATATATTCAcagtgaagcagaggaggaCGTTTATTTCTACAGGAAAATGGGGAGTTAGACCCCCTTATCATCTCCTGCTATAATTTCCAGTGCCACCCTTAACCCCCTCTTTAACCGCGGTTGGCTGATCATCTCCTTCGTAAACAAATTGCTTTTCTTTGGAGTGTAAAAGGAGgccaaaactttattttttctgcacaTGTATCTGTTTGTATACACCGTTCTGAAATTGCCCAGCAGATGGCAGACCTAAATTATTTGGACTCTCTCTCTTACAGAGTCATAAAAAGGGACAAACTTATACAATATCAAAATGATCCAGTtcatatcaaaacaaaacaattacttAATTACAAATAGCCTACATTTTTTGTACAAAATTAAATTTGtcatagtcttttttttttctaatgtatGTGTGATCAAAATGTGATATGTATACAGACCTAAAGGTGACTAATGTGAatcataaaataacattttctctGAGGTGAAATCTGGCAATAAGATTGTTTTGGCCCTATCTTGAATAAAGGCATCTATTTTCAACAACAGACTATGCtatcattattttcatttgtcaCCGTACAATAACAAACACCATGAGGTGAAGCATGATATCAGTTCTCTACCAGGAATATTCCTCCTCTCATTCCAAATCTCACTATAAGTGTACGTCACTGCACTGGGACGGAGTGTTTAAAGAGGGTAGAAGAAGGAGACAAGGGGTTGtttgtgagtatgtgtgtgtgtgtgtgtgtctcctggaGAATAGGGGTGTGCAATGTGCAAAGGTCACATGTTCCTCCTCCACACTGAATGAAGAGTGCAGACAGCCAGTGGGACTACCTTAGATTATCTGTGTGTGATAGAGAGAGGGAAgggcagcgagagagagagaaaataaaatgaacacatATTTTCAAAGCCGCTTAAAGTCTCAGGGAGTATGGCATATTTGGCACAGAACCTTTATTCATGCAAAACAACTGAAGTCATCAGATCTTTATCAAACAAAAGAGAATCCATTGTCTACTGTAATACTGTTGTTATTGTAATAACAAAAAATGAACAAGCATGTCATAAAACACTAGAAACATCAGTGAAATCCCattaaaaatgcacacaaacaccaaatGGAGCTAAACTAAACCAGACAAtgagaccacagagaagagcgTCGTTGAAGCAGTGCGGGATTAAACCACTCCTTCCTCGGGGTCGATGAGTGTGGTCCGACTAGAGAACACGTCTGCCAGCATGTGTTTGGGGATCTCCGAGCCACGGACGCGTAGGGTGTAGCACGCGTCTTCTACTTTGCCCAGGCTCTGCCGCAGCGTGTGCAGCTTCTTGGACACCTCGTACGGGCCTGTGTTCCCAATGTAGGAGAAACCATCGTGGATCTGCCGCAGGAACTGGCTTAGCTGGAAGGGTGTGTCAATGTCGCCATTGCCGACGCTGCTGATGCACATCCGCATCAGCTCCCCTGTTAGGTCGGCCACGCCCAGCAGGTAGTCGGACGACGTCACCTGAAAGGTCAAGACCTGAGCGTTCACCGGCATCGCTTCAGCTGAGCCCTGAATTGGAAAACAGGACAGGAAAGAATACATTCTAAAAAGCTGGGCCTTTTTATAAAAtgtcaacaaaaacagaatgcaatgaccTGCAAATCTCTTAACCCCATATTACATTCATAgtagaagacagaaaactaaatgtttaatctgggaagctcattttgaattagaTGGCAGCAAAAATTTCAAAAAGTTGagacaaggagggaaaaaaggatgaaaaagtAAGtgtactaaaaagaaacatctggaggaACACTATTATTTGAAATTCTTTTGGGAAATCAGAGCAGAGAGAAACTATTCAGCTTGTTATCAACGCTCAGTTTAAAAACCTGCATCTGTGATGGTACAGGGATGCATTGGGCACCCATCAATgtctttttcagggaaggcCGTGCATATTCCAGCAATACAATTACAGTTGTATTACAAGTACAACAGTGTGGCTTCAATAGACGGTTAGAAGAGCCTTGCTCCTGCAGTGATCTTCCTGAAGTTGGAATCtttcaccagctgaaaacatctggaacatcataaaatgaaaaataacagagaaaagACCCAAGACTATTGAGCAGATAGAACCCATATCAGACAAGAATGGGACACCATTCCTCTCCCAAAGGTTCAGCTGATCCcctcagttcccagatgtttatAAACAGCTGTTAAAAGAAACAGGGATGCTACACACTGGTAATTGTGACACTGAGACATGCTGCTGGCACCAATTTCAAAattatcttatttatttatgtgcattttctgaatttgaacattttatatgCAATGCCTTTAATGCAAATTAATGAGATTTAAGTCATATTGTGTGGATCAACAGACACCCtacaactgaaaaaaataaactgtcaCATCTtgctttagaaaagaaaaaacaatccaaaaataaaaccattaaaacatTAATGGTGAAGTTTCTATATTTGGAGTCTCAAATCGAACGGTGACCTTACAGTGGCTACAtctaagttttgtttttatatacactCTCTGAGCCAAACAGAGTTTGATACCACGAAAGCGACAAAATCTATTTTCCAGAATGTCACATAGTTTTTTTAAGGACTTTTTGGGGATTAAAAAATACTTCATAAATTGTTAATGTTCAGTCAGTCCTCTGTGATTTTACCTTAGGATCTGCCTTCTCTGTGTTCATGAACACCAGCCTGGCGTTGATCTCTTCCAAGCTGATGAGGCAGCGATGGCGGATGTAGTGCAGGAAAGAGACGGCTTCCACATATTCCTGAATCCCTGATGAATTAAAGTACATTAAAATGGATCAGAGTAAAACAATGGCATATTCACTTGATCATTTCACTGTGCTTGCTAAAACTGAATGTGACAGTGGCTGGGGCATTTGTTTGCAATTCACTAAAATGACCATGTATCAAATGAGCGTAGCAAGCAGAGCGTGCAGCATCAACATGAAATCTGCACAGTACAGATCACAGATGGAGATAATGATTCAAATAAAACCTGTTTCCTGTCTCTATCTTTTGATAGAACAAcagtgggtgttttttttggtgGGCTAAGATGACCCCTCATTTGTTTTCTGCCCCTGGGTAAACAACAATCCAATAATCACAGGACGGAAGACTTTGTGTCTGAAGTTTACTTTTGGAGCGGCAGTTGAACTTCAAAGAGCCTGCTATCTCTCCGCACTGACCGCAATGCGCTGCACGGAGC
It encodes:
- the tsnax gene encoding translin-associated protein X; the protein is MNIRELNSVPDAEDVLNEADIKLDGVRQKIGQIAEELKGEDIYQFHRAFTPGIQEYVEAVSFLHYIRHRCLISLEEINARLVFMNTEKADPKGSAEAMPVNAQVLTFQVTSSDYLLGVADLTGELMRMCISSVGNGDIDTPFQLSQFLRQIHDGFSYIGNTGPYEVSKKLHTLRQSLGKVEDACYTLRVRGSEIPKHMLADVFSSRTTLIDPEEGVV